Proteins found in one Aphelocoma coerulescens isolate FSJ_1873_10779 chromosome 27, UR_Acoe_1.0, whole genome shotgun sequence genomic segment:
- the LOC138099176 gene encoding keratin, type I cytoskeletal 15-like, translating into MSCSIKRTSSTSYRSGGGGGGACGGSSGRSSSVSCRRYASSVIGGGSYGGAACGGYGGSLSMGSLAGGFGGGFAGSCGPGGDLLLSGNEKVTMQNLNDRLAAYLDKVRRLEEENAQLEHHIREWYRKQAPSVSKDYSSYYQTIEQLQNQIISATVDNNRMLLDIDNSKMTADDFRMKYENELVIRQTVEADINGLRNILDGLTTTRSSLESELESLKDELIALKRNHEEEMRQLQSQTGGDVSVEVNAAPGEDLTKTLNDLRNEYEEIIARNRKEVEQWYEVKIQEVNQQVTSSSQDIQTSSHQLTELRREMQNLEIELQAQLSTKSSLENSLAETESRYGRMLQQIQGQINCVEEELASIRCEVESQSQEYKMLLGIKMRLEQEIQQYRALLQEGQQDLVSSQGALQGGGMSSHSYSSSSYCHGQSSDKAGKKHLPKRIQTYSFHILCFIPFPVHTNLVLWLPNLQLQQGLNHSQSKLFISRWFGSSSRDRLSSFPMLLLTNGYLNSG; encoded by the exons ATGAGCTGCAGCATCAAGAGAACATCCAGCACCTCGTACAGGAgcggaggaggaggtggaggcgCCTGTGGTGGCAGCAGCGGCCGCAGCTCCTCCGTGTCCTGCCGGCGCTACGCCTCTTCCGTGATCGGCGGGGGCAGCTACGGTGGGGCAGCCTGCGGGGGCTACGGGGGCAGCCTGAGCATGGGCAGCCTTGCTGGGGGCTTTGGCGGGGGCTTTGCGGGGAGCTGCGGCCCCGGGGGAGACCTGCTGCTGAGCGGCAATGAGAAGGTCACCATGCAGAACCTCAACGACCGCCTGGCGGCTTACCTGGACAAGGTGCGAAGGCTGGAGGAAGAGAACGCTCAGCTTGAGCACCACATCCGGGAGTGGTACAGGAAACAAgctcccagtgtttccaagGACTACAGCTCCTACTACCAGACCATCGAACAACTCCAAAATCAG ATCATTTCTGCCACTGTGGACAATAACAGAATGCTTCTGGACATTGATAACAGCAAGATGACTGCTGATGACTTCCGAATGAA GTATGAGAATGAGCTGGTCATCCGTCAGACCGTGGAGGCTGACATCAATGGCCTTAGAAACATCCTGGATGGTCTCACTACCACTCGGTCTTCACTGGAATCTGAGCTGGAGTCTTTGAAGGATGAGCTGATTGCTCTGAAGAGAAACCATGAGGAG GAAATGAGGCAGCTCCAGTCCCAAACTGGTGGCGATGTGAGCGTGGAGGTCAATGCTGCCCCTGGAGAGGACTTGACAAAGACCCTGAATGACCTGAGAAATGAATACGAGGAGATCATTGCAAGGAACCGCAAGGAGGTGGAGCAGTGGTATGAGGTGAAG ATCCAAGAAGTCAATCAGCAGGTCACTTCCAGCAGCCAGGACATCCAGACCAGCAGCCACCAGCTCACCGAGCTGAGGCGCGAGATGCAGAACCTGGAGATTGAACTGCAGGCGCAGCTCAGCACG AAAAGCTCTCTGGAAAACTCCCTGGCAGAAACTGAGTCTCGCTATGGCCGCATGCTGCAACAAATCCAGGGGCAGATCAACTGTGTTGAGGAGGAGCTGGCCAGCATCCGCTGTGAGGTGGAGAGTCAGAGCCAGGAGTACAAGATGCTCCTGGGCATCAAGATGCGCCTGGAGCAGGAGATCCAGCAGTACCGGGCACTGCTGCAGGAGGGGCAGCAGGATCTTGT ATCATCTCAAGGAGctctccaaggaggaggaatgTCCTCCCACTCTTATTCTTCTAGTTCCTACTGTCATGGTCAATCTAGTGACAAGGCAGGTAAGAAACATCTTCCAAAGAGGATCCAAACTTACAGCTTTCACATTTTGTGTTTCATCCCTTTTCCTGTTCACACCAACCTTGTGCTATGGCTTCCAAATCTGCAATTGCAGCAGGGATTAAACCACTCACAATCAAAGCTCTTCATTTCTAGGTGGTTTGGCTCCAGTTCCAGAGACAGATTAAGCTCCTTTCCCATGCTTTTGCTAACAAATGGGTATTTAAATAGTGGATGA